One segment of Bacteroidia bacterium DNA contains the following:
- a CDS encoding rhodanese-like domain-containing protein, producing the protein MTEITVHELNKRLKGGEKITLIDVREPFEYEMANIGGKLIPLGSIALTLPSLSQYKDSEVVVYCRSGARSSTACAFLRTAGFQKIRNLTGGILAWKNEIDPNLNVQ; encoded by the coding sequence ATGACTGAGATTACTGTACACGAGCTAAATAAACGCTTAAAAGGCGGTGAAAAAATAACCTTGATTGATGTTCGGGAGCCTTTTGAGTACGAGATGGCGAATATCGGCGGAAAGTTGATTCCATTAGGGTCTATTGCATTGACTTTGCCGAGCCTAAGTCAGTATAAAGATTCAGAAGTCGTTGTTTACTGTAGAAGTGGCGCACGCAGCAGTACTGCCTGCGCTTTTTTACGCACTGCAGGTTTCCAAAAAATCAGAAATTTAACGGGGGGTATTTTGGCTTGGAAAAACGAAATTGACCCGAATCTAAACGTTCAGTAA
- a CDS encoding EVE domain-containing protein has protein sequence MQFWLVKQEPTEYSWQQFCQDGHTVWNGVRNYQARNYLKAMNLGDCVLFYHSNVGKEIVGIAQVTKTAYPDPTAVDSPWAAVDIKPIQTLNKTVTLEQLKQIPDLSQLGLLKQARLSVMPIQPAEFQLILEISDTKLTFN, from the coding sequence ATGCAGTTTTGGTTAGTGAAACAAGAGCCTACCGAGTATAGTTGGCAGCAATTTTGCCAAGATGGGCATACTGTTTGGAATGGCGTTAGAAACTATCAAGCACGTAATTATCTGAAAGCAATGAATTTAGGAGATTGTGTTTTGTTTTATCATTCTAATGTCGGAAAAGAAATTGTAGGGATAGCCCAAGTAACAAAAACTGCTTATCCTGACCCTACCGCCGTAGATAGTCCTTGGGCAGCAGTAGATATAAAACCCATACAGACGCTGAACAAAACCGTAACCTTAGAGCAACTCAAGCAAATTCCGGATCTTTCCCAACTCGGGTTGCTGAAACAAGCAAGGCTTTCTGTTATGCCTATTCAACCGGCAGAATTTCAGTTAATTCTTGAAATTTCTGATACAAAACTTACTTTTAATTAA
- a CDS encoding aspartate carbamoyltransferase catalytic subunit — protein sequence MLYQSFNSERKHLTSIEDLANSEVESLLAQGQIYRESLDKNQPVEQVLQGISIANLFFENSTRTRISFELAEKHLGGIVVNFAASNSSVSKGETLLDTVLNIVAMGVQMVVIRHQSVGAPHFLAQKVNANIINAGDGTHEHPTQALLDALTLKQHFGDFKGLRVAIVGDILHSRVARSNVLLLNKLGVSVRFCGPPTLLPPSLTTIGAEVSYSLEDSLEWADAVITLRIQAERQNTGLLSSLADYANLYQINEQCLSKLSKIPIILHPGPINHGVEISNTLMDSTHTLILDQVTNGVAMRMAILNFLNYTKNNN from the coding sequence GTGTTATACCAATCTTTTAATTCTGAACGTAAACACCTAACTAGCATCGAAGACTTGGCTAATTCCGAGGTTGAGTCTTTGTTAGCTCAGGGTCAAATCTATCGGGAATCTTTGGATAAAAACCAGCCTGTTGAGCAAGTTTTACAGGGAATTTCTATAGCAAACTTGTTTTTTGAAAATTCAACCCGAACCCGTATTTCTTTTGAATTAGCTGAAAAGCATTTAGGAGGTATTGTTGTAAATTTTGCAGCTTCTAATTCAAGCGTATCTAAGGGCGAAACGCTCTTAGATACCGTTTTAAATATTGTTGCGATGGGCGTTCAAATGGTTGTCATTCGGCATCAATCTGTTGGGGCTCCTCATTTTTTAGCTCAAAAAGTTAATGCCAACATCATTAATGCTGGTGATGGCACTCATGAGCACCCTACTCAGGCACTGTTAGATGCACTTACGTTAAAGCAGCATTTTGGTGATTTTAAGGGGCTGCGCGTAGCCATTGTCGGAGATATTTTACATTCCAGGGTAGCCCGCTCTAATGTGCTGCTTTTAAACAAATTGGGAGTCTCTGTTCGCTTCTGCGGCCCACCAACGTTGCTTCCACCTTCATTAACAACAATTGGTGCTGAAGTTTCATATTCTTTGGAAGATAGCTTAGAATGGGCAGATGCAGTTATTACACTTAGGATTCAAGCGGAGCGGCAAAATACCGGCTTATTATCTTCATTAGCAGACTATGCAAATCTATATCAAATAAACGAGCAGTGCCTATCTAAGCTATCTAAAATCCCAATTATTTTACACCCAGGGCCAATCAATCACGGCGTAGAAATATCAAATACACTTATGGACTCTACCCATACCTTAATTTTAGATCAAGTAACTAACGGAGTAGCTATGCGTATGGCTATATTGAATTTTTTAAATTATACAAAAAACAATAATTAA